One genomic region from Gossypium hirsutum isolate 1008001.06 chromosome D13, Gossypium_hirsutum_v2.1, whole genome shotgun sequence encodes:
- the LOC107919485 gene encoding laccase-7 codes for MERHFFFSACALLLLAASTASPARIVEHKFYVQNLTVNKLCNTQIITAVNGRLPGPTIRVQEGDTLLVHVFNKSPYNLSIHWHGVFQRLSGWADGPSMITQCPIRPGCKYIYKFTIIDQEGTLWWHAHVSFLRATVYGALIIRPRGGHSYPFPMPYKEVPILLGEWWNTNVFDVEKLAVATGAAPNLSIAYTINGWPGDLYPCSENQMYKLKLLQGRTYLLRIINAALNHELFFKIANHKLTVVSIDARYTQPYVTNVVVTAPGQTVDVLLTADQPVGSYYMAATAYASADGVLFDNTTTRGVLAYDGAPSSTTPLMPVLPDFNDTPTAHKFYSNLTGLVGGPHWEPVPLKVDHEMLVTIGLGLEPCPANTSCKGPKLSASMNNVSFVRPTSLSMLQAFFFNVNGVYTTDFPIKPTIEFDYTNASINNNIPMLFAPKGTKVTKVKFNSTVEIIFQNTAILGVENHPMHLHGFDFHVLAQGFGNYNLAIDRKKHNFINPQMRNTIAVPAGGWAVTRFTANNPGVWVLHCHLDMHLPLGLATAFVVENGPTPETTLPPPPVDLPQC; via the exons ATGGAGCGCCATTTTTTCTTTTCTGCCTGCGCTTTGCTTCTTCTGGCTGCTTCAACAGCTTCACCTGCTAGAATAGTAGAGCATAAATTCTAT GTGCAAAATTTGACTGTTAATAAGCTATGCAACACCCAAATAATTACTGCAGTCAATGGTAGGCTCCCCGGCCCAACAATTCGTGTTCAAGAGGGCGACACGTTACTTGTTCATGTCTTCAATAAGTCACCTTACAATTTGTCTATTCACTG GCATGGAGTGTTTCAAAGACTGAGTGGGTGGGCAGACGGACCCAGCATGATCACTCAATGTCCAATTCGACCTggatgtaaatacatatataaattcacaatCATTGACCAAGAGGGAACCCTTTGGTGGCATGCTCACGTCTCATTTCTCCGTGCCACCGTCTACGGTGCACTCATCATACGCCCTAGAGGTGGCCACTCTTATCCATTCCCTATGCCCTACAAGGAAGTTCCCATCCTTTTAG GTGAGTGGTGGAACACTAATGTCTTTGATGTGGAGAAGCTGGCAGTGGCTACGGGCGCTGCCCCAAACCTTTCCATTGCTTATACAATAAATGGATGGCCCGGTGATCTTTACCCATGCTCTGAAAATC AAATGTACAAGCTTAAGTTGTTGCAAGGGAGGACCTATCTCTTACGTATCATCAATGCTGCACTCAATCACGAGCTCTTTTTCAAGATAGCCAATCATAAGTTGACGGTTGTCAGCATTGACGCCCGCTACACTCAGCCTTATGTCACCAACGTCGTGGTAACTGCCCCTGGACAGACGGTCGACGTTTTGCTAACTGCGGATCAGCCGGTCGGGTCATATTACATGGCCGCTACAGCATACGCAAGCGCTGATGGTGTACTATTTGATAATACTACCACAAGGGGTGTCCTCGCCTATGATGGTGCTCCGTCGTCGACAACGCCTCTAATGCCAGTCCTTCCGGATTTTAATGACACTCCCACGGCGCACAAGTTTTACAGCAACCTTACTGGGTTGGTTGGTGGGCCTCACTGGGAGCCCGTCCCGCTTAAAGTTGATCATGAGATGTTGGTGACCATTGGGTTGGGGCTGGAGCCCTGTCCGGCAAACACAAGTTGCAAGGGTCCAAAACTCTCGGCCAGCATGAACAATGTATCCTTCGTGAGACCTACCAGCTTGTCCATGTTGCAAGCCTTTTTCTTCAACGTCAATGGAGTTTACACCACTGATTTCCCTATTAAGCCCACCATTGAATTTGACTACACCAACGCTAGCATTAACAACAACATTCCGATGCTGTTTGCCCCCAAAGGAACCAAGGTGACAAAGGTTAAGTTCAACTCAACTGTGGAGATAATCTTTCAGAACACAGCTATCCTTGGTGTAGAGAATCATCCCATGCACCTCCATGGCTTTGACTTCCATGTATTGGCTCAAGGGTTTGGAAACTATAACCTTGCCATTGATAGAAAGAAGCACAATTTTATTAACCCACAAATGCGCAACACAATTGCTGTGCCAGCAGGTGGATGGGCCGTAACCAGGTTTACAGCTAATAATCCAG GTGTATGGGTACTGCATTGCCACCTCGACATGCACCTCCCATTGGGCCTTGCCACTGCCTTCGTGGTTGAGAACGGCCCAACGCCGGAAACAACCTTGCCTCCACCTCCGGTGGATCTACCACAGTGCTAG